A stretch of the Salmo salar chromosome ssa20, Ssal_v3.1, whole genome shotgun sequence genome encodes the following:
- the fam219ab gene encoding uncharacterized protein isoform X3, which yields MNMDPASSTASSEADSDTREEEPVTINYKPSPLQMKIEKQRELARKGSLKNGNVGSPVNQQPKKNNVMARTRLVVPNKGYSSLDQSPDEKPLVAIDTDSDDDFDMSRYSSSGYSSAEVRCVRAQQINQDLNIQLLKDGYRLDEIPDDEDLDLIPPKSVNPTCMCCQATSSTACQIQ from the exons ATGAATATG gacccTGCATCATCCACAGCTTCTTCCGAAGCAGACTCAGACACGAGGGAGGAGGAGCCAGTCACTATTAACTACAAGCCTTCTCCTCTGCAGATGAAGATAG AGAAACAGCGCGAGCTGGCCAGGAAGGGATCACTGAAGAATGGCAATGTAGGTAGTCCAGTGAACCAGCAGCCGAAGAAAAACAATGTGATGGCCAGAACACG gCTGGTGGTGCCCAATAAGGGCTACTCCtccttagaccagagccctgatGAGAAGCCCCTGGTTGCCATAGATACAGACAG TGACGATGACTTCGACATGTCCAGATACTCCTCATCGGGATACTCCTCAGCCGAGGTGAGATGTGTGAGGGCCCAG CAAATCAACCAGGACCTGAATATCCAGCTGTTGAAGGATGGTTACCGGCTGGACGAGATCCCTGATGACGAGGACCTGGATCTGATCCCGCCCAAATCTGTCAACCCCACCTGCATGTGCTGCCAAGCCACTTCCTCCACCGCCTGTCAAATCCAGTAG
- the fam219ab gene encoding uncharacterized protein isoform X2 yields the protein MKQLRDPASSTASSEADSDTREEEPVTINYKPSPLQMKIEKQRELARKGSLKNGNVGSPVNQQPKKNNVMARTRLVVPNKGYSSLDQSPDEKPLVAIDTDSDDDFDMSRYSSSGYSSAEVRCVRAQQINQDLNIQLLKDGYRLDEIPDDEDLDLIPPKSVNPTCMCCQATSSTACQIQ from the exons ATGAAGCAGCtacga gacccTGCATCATCCACAGCTTCTTCCGAAGCAGACTCAGACACGAGGGAGGAGGAGCCAGTCACTATTAACTACAAGCCTTCTCCTCTGCAGATGAAGATAG AGAAACAGCGCGAGCTGGCCAGGAAGGGATCACTGAAGAATGGCAATGTAGGTAGTCCAGTGAACCAGCAGCCGAAGAAAAACAATGTGATGGCCAGAACACG gCTGGTGGTGCCCAATAAGGGCTACTCCtccttagaccagagccctgatGAGAAGCCCCTGGTTGCCATAGATACAGACAG TGACGATGACTTCGACATGTCCAGATACTCCTCATCGGGATACTCCTCAGCCGAGGTGAGATGTGTGAGGGCCCAG CAAATCAACCAGGACCTGAATATCCAGCTGTTGAAGGATGGTTACCGGCTGGACGAGATCCCTGATGACGAGGACCTGGATCTGATCCCGCCCAAATCTGTCAACCCCACCTGCATGTGCTGCCAAGCCACTTCCTCCACCGCCTGTCAAATCCAGTAG
- the fam219ab gene encoding uncharacterized protein isoform X1, protein MMEEIPVDRFQVPSAVQGEMQPLDPASSTASSEADSDTREEEPVTINYKPSPLQMKIEKQRELARKGSLKNGNVGSPVNQQPKKNNVMARTRLVVPNKGYSSLDQSPDEKPLVAIDTDSDDDFDMSRYSSSGYSSAEVRCVRAQQINQDLNIQLLKDGYRLDEIPDDEDLDLIPPKSVNPTCMCCQATSSTACQIQ, encoded by the exons ATGATGGAAGAGATACCAGTAGATCGATTTCAGGTTCCGAGCGCTGTCCAGGGAGAGATGCAGCCACTT gacccTGCATCATCCACAGCTTCTTCCGAAGCAGACTCAGACACGAGGGAGGAGGAGCCAGTCACTATTAACTACAAGCCTTCTCCTCTGCAGATGAAGATAG AGAAACAGCGCGAGCTGGCCAGGAAGGGATCACTGAAGAATGGCAATGTAGGTAGTCCAGTGAACCAGCAGCCGAAGAAAAACAATGTGATGGCCAGAACACG gCTGGTGGTGCCCAATAAGGGCTACTCCtccttagaccagagccctgatGAGAAGCCCCTGGTTGCCATAGATACAGACAG TGACGATGACTTCGACATGTCCAGATACTCCTCATCGGGATACTCCTCAGCCGAGGTGAGATGTGTGAGGGCCCAG CAAATCAACCAGGACCTGAATATCCAGCTGTTGAAGGATGGTTACCGGCTGGACGAGATCCCTGATGACGAGGACCTGGATCTGATCCCGCCCAAATCTGTCAACCCCACCTGCATGTGCTGCCAAGCCACTTCCTCCACCGCCTGTCAAATCCAGTAG
- the fam219ab gene encoding uncharacterized protein LOC100380581, whose translation MMEEIPVDRFQVPSAVQGEMQPLDPASSTASSEADSDTREEEPVTINYKPSPLQMKIEKQRELARKGSLKNGNVGSPVNQQPKKNNVMARTRLVVPNKGYSSLDQSPDEKPLVAIDTDSDDDFDMSRYSSSGYSSAEQINQDLNIQLLKDGYRLDEIPDDEDLDLIPPKSVNPTCMCCQATSSTACQIQ comes from the exons ATGATGGAAGAGATACCAGTAGATCGATTTCAGGTTCCGAGCGCTGTCCAGGGAGAGATGCAGCCACTT gacccTGCATCATCCACAGCTTCTTCCGAAGCAGACTCAGACACGAGGGAGGAGGAGCCAGTCACTATTAACTACAAGCCTTCTCCTCTGCAGATGAAGATAG AGAAACAGCGCGAGCTGGCCAGGAAGGGATCACTGAAGAATGGCAATGTAGGTAGTCCAGTGAACCAGCAGCCGAAGAAAAACAATGTGATGGCCAGAACACG gCTGGTGGTGCCCAATAAGGGCTACTCCtccttagaccagagccctgatGAGAAGCCCCTGGTTGCCATAGATACAGACAG TGACGATGACTTCGACATGTCCAGATACTCCTCATCGGGATACTCCTCAGCCGAG CAAATCAACCAGGACCTGAATATCCAGCTGTTGAAGGATGGTTACCGGCTGGACGAGATCCCTGATGACGAGGACCTGGATCTGATCCCGCCCAAATCTGTCAACCCCACCTGCATGTGCTGCCAAGCCACTTCCTCCACCGCCTGTCAAATCCAGTAG